One genomic window of Cydia fagiglandana chromosome 20, ilCydFagi1.1, whole genome shotgun sequence includes the following:
- the LOC134674875 gene encoding alpha-tocopherol transfer protein-like yields MDSDIDTPRSPRLSSRARRMQSRERQTLKVSDGESTTEDAVDCDSRAFNQLPASFGCKININLDNVMMSSLKAGLLEFNPTTIEEVRKEYDLDKPGMMEQSIDILHEWIQKQEHFVKKDFCREYLERVIISTKGSLERAKARVDKMCTLRTRVPELFSKTNVKQDFSRLSQSYINVYMPKLTEDNYRVYVVQMKSNITTAILLDTFRHNMILAEYLKRKDYANGIICVVDVRENNILDLVAQFNIVDLSNVSVMYTEGFGFRVKKVLILSSSKVIDLFAALLKRVVSAKIGERIEAINTVEDLHKHLPTELLPEDYGGQQKSLIDLYDQWTEELASDENIEYVKEMTQARVIEEFRRSDGYGDEYLGIPGSFKTLNVD; encoded by the exons ATGGATTCCGATATTGACACCCCGAGATCACCTAGACTGTCGTCACGAGCACGACGGATGCAGAGTCGCGAGCGGCAGACGCTGAAAGTCAGCGACGGTGAATCTACCACAGAGGACGCTGTGGACTGCGACAGCCGAGC TTTTAATCAGTTACCAGCATCGTTCGGTtgtaaaattaacattaatttagATAACGTGATGATGTCATCCTTAAAGGCAGGTCTTTTGGAATTCAACCCCACAACCATTGAAGAGGTCAGAAAAGAGTACGATTTGGATAAACCGGGAATGATGGAACAGTCTATTGATATTCTGCACGAGTGGATACAAAAACAGGAGCATTTCGTAAAAAAGGACTttt GTAGAGAGTATTTAGAACGTGTCATCATTTCCACGAAGGGCTCATTGGAGCGCGCTAAAGCAAGAGTGGACAAAATGTGCACATTGCGTACTCGTGTGCCGGAATTGTTCTCGAAAACCAATGTTAAACAAGATTTCTCACGCCTCTCTCAGTCGTA CATTAATGTCTACATGCCAAAACTCACTGAAGACAACTACAGAGTTTACGTTGTACAAATGAAAAGTAACATCACTACGGCTATTCTGTTAGACACTTTTAGACATAATATGATC cTGGCAGAGTATTTAAAACGAAAGGACTATGCCAATGGTATCATTTGTGTCGTAGATGTCAGAGAAAACAACATTTTGGATTTAGTCGCTCAATTTAACATTGTGGATTTGAGTAATGTGTCTGTTATGTATACG GAGGGCTTTGGGTTTAGAGTGAAGAAGGTGTTAATCTTATCATCTTCCAAAGTTATCGACTTATTTGCTGCACTACTGAAGCGAGTGGTTAGTGCCAAAATCGGAGAACGGATTGAAGCGATCAACACTGTGGAAGATCTACATAAACATCTGCCTACGGAACTGCTACCAGAAGATTATGGAGGCCAGCAAAAATCTTTAATTGATCTTTATG ACCAGTGGACTGAAGAGCTAGCGTCCGATGAGAACATAGAATACGTGAAAGAGATGACTCAAGCTCGTGTAATTGAAGAATTTCGACGGTCTGACGGATACGGTGACGAGTATCTTGGGATACCCGGATCATTTAAAACTCTCAATGTTGACTAG
- the LOC134674299 gene encoding alpha-tocopherol transfer protein-like: MAEITHINPLLIVTEKQIQGVRACCDLDVKQLRDSIDAVLEWCSKEPHLEGAVPILKRIRLIERTLLITKGSIEETKKRIEAVLTSRGMMPELSHNRSVDEFKTILGCVNYVSLPKLCPSDNSRVILVNFNKENIDDFTLLAYFRYAFYVGEYRLFDDYTINERHVIDLEGVHLGLLTKINPILLKKAELLATEGYGTKIKGIHILNAPNWVDRFVFILKQCMKPKVAGRLHVHNSISDFQKHVPKEILPKEYGGDEQSVRKLADAWNDFMSNEETKQRIKDLDQLVADESRRTNTKFNDEYLGMPGSFRKLTVD; the protein is encoded by the exons ATGGCGGAAATAACTCACATCAATCCATTGCTGATTGTCACCGAGAAGCAAATACAAGGCGTCCGTGCGTGCTGTGACTTGGACGTGAAACAACTCAGAGATTCCATCGACGCGGTCCTGGAGTGGTGTTCCAAGGAGCCACATCTTGAAGGCGCTGTTCCGATAttga AAAGAATCCGCTTGATAGAACGAACTCTGCTGATCACAAAAGGGTCCATAGAAGAGACTAAGAAGAGAATAGAAGCTGTCTTGACCTCGAGAGGGATGATGCCAGAACTGAGTCACAATCGGTCGGTCGACGAATTCAAAACTATCCTGGGATGCGT AAATTACGTGAGCTTACCAAAACTATGCCCATCAGATAACTCCAGAGTGATTTTAGTAAATTTCAACAAGGAGAACATCGACGATTTTACACTGTTGGCTTATTTTAGATATgcattttat GTAGGAGAGTACAGGCTGTTTGATGACTACACTATCAATGAGAGACATGTGATTGACTTAGAAGGTGTACATTTGGGACTgctaactaaaatcaaccccaTTTTGTTGAAAAAAGCAGAACTATTGGCCACA GAAGGATACGGTACCAAAATAAAAGGTATCCACATACTCAACGCACCAAATTGGGTAGACCGATTCGTGTTCATTCTGAAGCAGTGCATGAAACCGAAGGTAGCGGGCAGGCTGCACGTGCATAACTCCATCAGTGACTTCCAGAAACACGTGCCGAAGGAAATCTTACCTAAAGAGTATGGCGGTGATGAGCAGTCGGTCAGAAAGCTAGCTG acGCCTGGAATGACTTCATGAGCAATGAAGAGACCAAGCAAAGAATTAAGGATTTAGACCAACTTGTAGCCGACGAATCCAGAAGAACAAACACCAAATTTAACGATGAATACCTGGGCATGCCTGGCTCTTTCAGAAAACTTACTGTTGATTAG